A genomic window from Struthio camelus isolate bStrCam1 chromosome 2, bStrCam1.hap1, whole genome shotgun sequence includes:
- the MAL2 gene encoding protein MAL2: MLPRAGSSMPPPPNPVAYFPPPRVTLPSGLDILRTYSGAFIFLEILFGTIVWILVAATQVPLPLLQGWVMFVAVTAWFLSIVFLCVFLFSYANRIAINWNQTDFLFHGATFIFYFGAFLLQAATTSLHHLPRKFNSTTQEKLLSDHEYNISIAASIFAFATAVCYGCSTALALRRWKL; encoded by the exons ATGTTGCCGAGAGCGGGCTCGTCCATGCCGCCGCCCCCCAACCCCGTTGCCTACTTCCCGCCGCCCCGGGTCACGCTGCCCTCCGGCCTGGACATCCTGCGCACCTACTCGGGGGCCTTCATCTTCCTGGAGATC CTGTTTGGAACAATAGTCTGGATTTTGGTAGCTGCCACTCAAGTTCCACTGCCACTGCTGCAGGGATGGGTGATGTTTGTAGCAGTGACCGCGTGGTTCCTGTCCATTGTGTTCCTCTGTGTGTTCCTCTTCAGTTACGCAAATAGGATTGCCATCAACTGGAACCAGACA GATTTCCTTTTCCATGGGGCtacttttatcttttattttggaGCCTTTCTACTGCAAGCAGCAACTACATCTCTGCATCATTTACCTCGTAAATTTAATTCCACTACACAAGAGAAGCTTCTATCTGATCATGAATATAACATAAGCATAGCAGCCTCG ATTTTTGCCTTTGCAACAGCTGTTTGTTATGGTTGCAGCACGGCGCTGGCATTAAGGAGATGGAAGCTATAG